A window of Glycine soja cultivar W05 chromosome 2, ASM419377v2, whole genome shotgun sequence genomic DNA:
AACAAGTGCTTTAAATTTTGCATTTGATTCTCCTCTTGTGGATcacgataattaatttttatcatatgcTTGATTTGGTTTACTCTTTTTTGACTTTCAAGACTCTGGACTTTTTTCTTCAAGGTATATTAGTCAGTAAAACCAAGCTTTACAAATTACCAACTGATAActgtaaattattattgttttagtgaaaccaaaatgaaatattttattttactctgtttcctttttaattatacTCTTTcagtaaagataaaataaaatatgccaTGTTTAAAACCTTGTatccttattttaattttaattataaaatacacCAGATATAAAACAAGACTTACATTCTGTCATTTTATAACACCTTCGGGCATATATGAGAAGAGGAGTCTGCGTTTTGTTTTACGCAGCTACATACAAAAAAGGCCATGTTGTTCAGTACGTGTCTGTACTGGCTTATTcggttatttaatttttttttttaaaaagaagttATTTACTTGGAGATTGAGTTTGCAAAGTGCAGATAGTGACCATTAATATTGTTATGAAAATTGTGATTCAACTCGTAAAATCGTataagtttataattttatagtatCTTCACGAATTAAATCGTGAGTAAAATCATAAATCAAGTATAATTGGTAGTAAACTCGATGGAATCATAGTAAATTCGATAGAATCAGACCAAATTAAGAATTAAGTTATgaactttagtttttttatgttatttataggtTCATACAAAGAGGAGAAATCACTTGCATTAAAAGAAGATGAATGACTTAGTTTATGTGATGTATAACTTGAAGTTGAAAAGtagataaataagaaaaactatTACTCGATCTTCCATTTGAagatatgaaatttaattatgagTGGATAATAAAAGAGgaagatgatattttttatgaagataATGTCCAAGTTGAACAACCTCTAGATAAAAGTGGTAGTGTAAGTAATATTGACTTGGTTGAAAGAAGTGATCTAACTTTAGATGTATTTGatattaataatttgattttgaatgatCATCACTTCAACATGAAGATGATTTAATTAGAAgattgatgatggtgatgatAATGGTAATGATGGCAATATTGAAGATGATTTAATTAGAGGATCGAtgaacatttaaaatatttttatatttttcaaatatttttattttaagaatttatgttttatatggtatgaatttatatttaattgggtgtgaattatatttatttattgaattattattaaattttattattttaatttattttaaaattgaaatatttaattatgattttatatatacgaatattaatatattttttaaattaaataaattcttataaatttaGGAATCGATTCTATAAATGAAAATTTACTGAATTTTCACGGATTTACAAAAAATTTGCAAGTTTGACAACTTGGATCACGATTATTCAGCTTTCACGAGATTGGAGATGTACGCTTCTAAAATCAGTTCTCGTGAAATACTTGTGCATGTGCTTTTCAGAGACAAGTAAATAAAGTGAAAACATTTAATTAGTTGATTTAGCATGTACAAAAAGTCTGAATGAGTTACCAGTGAATGGTGATAGTTTCTATGCTGGTCACATCAGCATGAACTATACGATGTTGACAGTTTAACTACCTAATCAATTTCCTAGTTACTACCAATTTAGCATTTTACCTGAGTAGTAATCTTATATACgatttttttttgagttttaatctttaataggatctaggataaacactcATCCACTACTGTTCTATTTGATTGCGAGGAGATAaacaaaatgaatgaaaataagagataaacatgaaaaagagaaatatggtcaaaataaaatttaatgttaggttgtttaatttaagaaaggaaagaattaaataaacatataaaaatactattatacCCTTATTATAGTAAGTCGAGTTTCTTTCAAAACAAACCCAACAAGATTATAATGGTAAAAACGCCTCTCACTTTTCCCACATCACATGAACATGAACCACAAACAAACAAGGcatgggtttttttttcttgtgagaCCCACCTTCACATAAATTAATTCCCTCATGAATCAACTCCACCAAACCAACGGCATAATTTACGTTATTAATATTGCACAAACCTATACTTACCTTTGCATAATTTCAAGATACTAAAAATGGATTTGAAGATACTATACATtgtagacattttattcacttgGTGCAAAAGTATCGAAGCCAACCATATAAATCCCAACTTATAGGGAATTTCTAAAAAACACATGGGCACACTTTATGATTACAAATGAGAGATGCCTTATTCCGAAGAAGTTATAAATAACATCTCACCTGTGATTTCAGACTAATTTAGATAATGcacatgtataaaaaaaaataatgaaacctctCAAAACATATGTTGTATCTACAAACACCACCcacaaataacatttttttttgcagtGGCAGTTCTCACCAACAGATCCAGGGATGTGTCATGTGTCTTTGACCAAAAACTTATGCATGTTGCAGATCTTATCAGTGTAAAACGTCAAACCATGGCATGCCCTTCCATTTTTTGTTACCTTTAGTCACAATTCAATCCACAAATTTCCAACACCACATCACTTTTGGCCAAGAATGGGTTGATTCTCACCCAAAGTAGGGTTAAGATTGAAGACAGGAGAATAGCCCAGACCAAAATGATGGTAGGAACACCTTCTTGTTTTCCCATGACACCCTTGAGGAAAGGGTAAAGGTGTACAATGACCCAAAGGGCAAAAAATAGCCTCCCAAACAAAGGACCCCATGAATCATATCCATTGTTTATAGCATCCGAGACACCGACAATGACTCCGATGATGTTTATGATTAGTAGGGTCAAGGGAGGGATCAACAAGGATGTCCACTTGAAGATGTAGAGGTCAGCAAACTCTCCATCATCTGCTGCCTTGGATGTGACTGTGAAGTTTGTGTTGACTCCCGCCAGAACTTTGAGCAAACCCTGAAAGAGAGCAAAGAGATGTGAGGAGGCACCACCAATGACCCAGAACTGCTCGTTCCTCCACCAGTCATGTATACCGACACCTCCCCACTGCATTTCCAGGATGCCAGTTGCAGCTATAGAGATGAAGAGGGCCATGAAAATGATACTGGCATAGTTACTTATctgtgaagaaaagaaaaaaaaaagcattagtTTAAAGCACCATAAAGTGCATCACATTCTATGTTTATTGTTTAGAGCAATTCTTGAATTTTGTCTGAGCACAGTACCTAAAGCCACCGGTACTACTAATCGAAAGTTAGAGATAACTATATCtatattatgattttaataCATCTTTAGCTTTTTGGGTGGTGGTGCCTAGAGGCACTGTACTTATGCAATAATTGCTCCTTGTGTTTATGTATTCCTAGGATGTAACTTGAACTCAGTTTGAGGGTTGTActtaaaagtaaagaaaaattaatcctACCTCGGGGACAATGAACTTCCCAGTGAGCAGACAGACAGCTGGCAATGCACAATAGGCAATTAAGGGAATTGAAGTCAGAGGATAAACAACTGAGTTTATGTAAGAGAATCGTTCCAGCGATTTCAAGCCGCCACCATAGCCATACCATATGGGACAATGCCTACTGAAAAAGATCTCAACAGATCCAAGAGCCCACCGAAGAACTTGATGCAGACGATCCGAGAGATTTATAGGAGCTGAACCTTTAAAAGCAGGCCTTTTTGGCATGCAGTATACAGATCTCCAACCATGACAATGCATCTTGAAACCTGTTAAAATATCTTCGGTAACTGAGCCATATATCCACCCAACCTGAAAGACAAATGTAGCAGAGGTCTAAGTACAGGAagaccagagcttgaaagagcttCAAGGCTTTAAATATGAAACAAATAGCATACCTCTTTCCCCCATTCTGTCTTATCTTCATAACCACAACTAATTACATGGATGGCCTCTTTCAAGAGTGTAGCAGAACTTGCTGCTTTTGGAACACCCCCATCTTCCAAGAGTGTCGAAGCTATGAAAACAGATGATTGCCCAAACTTCTTCTCAAACTTCGATTGAGACATTAGTGATGACTTCTCATTGTCAATTCCTGTGATCAAGGTTTCAAGAGGAATACAAAATGCCATTAAAAAACTATTAAGTTTTGTAAGCAAGCGAAGACAGTAAAAGTATGCACATAAGTACATTATAATAGTGGATCAAAGCTCAACCAAATGCATCTCAAAGTATTATTTAGAGTCTTAGAATGcatatgaatgttttcaaacgaaACACATGGCCAATTTGAGGCATTTCGTACCTTCAATTCCCTCTTCAATATTTTCTAGTGCATGCATTTGCTTTATATCATCCTTattctttatcttctttttcaCACTTGACTTTGCtttaatctttttcttcttagatCCACAACACAGACAGCAGCACCATTTAGGCCAACAGTTACATGTCTTTCTTGGTGCTTTCTTCGATGTAGGGGCATCATATCCATAGAATGCCTGTCTCCTGAAGACACACCCAGTTCCCACATATATTGGTCCTTGGATGCCATCTAAACCTTTCATATTGATCTATACACATTGAAACAAATATTAGCTTTTCCTTCAAAGCAAACTGCAAGGTATATGAATGTATATTATATATGCACAAACAACAGTAGCAAATTCTTACTTACATCAAAGAATACAACATTGCGATTCGAGTATCTATCATGACGATCAATCCCATCAAATCTTTGAGGAAACTGTACGTAGCATATTTTTTTCCCTGATGTAGGATCCATCATGAAGCACATGGCTTCACGAAGGGCCTTACTGTTATTTATGTAGTGATCACAATCAACATTCAGTACATAAGGAGCATTGGTGATTATTGCCGAGACTCTCACCTTCACAATCAATCAACAAAGCATTAGAAAAATGGTAAGAAAaatggagaaagaagaaaactgagaaagttCAGTTTTATAGTGAGAAGGACACTCTACCAAAGCATTCATAGCTCCAGCTTTTTTGTGGTGATCATATCCAGGTCTTTTCTCACGAGACACATAGACAAGACGAGGTAATTCATTTCCTTCGATGTCACGAACACCATTTTGACCAAGGAAAACCTGTAGAATAGCATCACAGTTTAACACTTAAACTCATACAAACATGCCATGTCAACAAAGCATTTTCAATCTACACAGAAGACCAAGATTGCATCATAACATGGTACTCACTTGTATCATTCCGGGATGATCTCTGACATTGTTCCCAGGCCATGGAGTACCATCCTGCATTGTCCAACCATCCTCAGGAACCTTTTGTGCCAAAGCCACCAATGCATTAATCCTCACTTTGAACTCTTCATACTCCCTCTGTGTCAACACAATTGAGAACACCAAATGCAACCTCTTATTGCTTGAAgccaaatagaaaaaaatgaaaaattatagataGCAGCAAAGGACAAAACTTACATACAACTCTTAAGGTGTTTCTAATGTTATTCTTCAATCAGAATTGAAATTTCACTTCAGTAAtctatattgatttttaatgcAAACATTTGTTAGGTGAATTACCAAGGAGAAACTCCAGTTTTGATAGTAGAACACCACCAAAAACACCTAAGAACCTACATCTAAGTTTTGTCTTAAAGCAGAACTCTGCAATAACTCGACTTTCCTTTGGTATAAACTATGTTTCTCAATTAGTCATATTTCAtgcaaatttcaaatttgaagttTATGGCTTTTCCTTTTGGTCTGAAAATGACATGATAGGAACAATTTCAAACCTTAATGGCACGACGTTCTCTTATAAATGTTGCATCCACTTTATCCTTCAAGTAGTCAACCTTCTGAGCAAAATACCATTCAGGAGCCCGTGGTTCAATGCAGAACTTCTTGCAGAATGGAACCCATTTCCTTGCAAACTCAGAAGTCTCGGAAAGTGCTTCAAATGTAAGCATGGCAGCTCCATCATCTGAAACATAGCATGCAACCTTGTCCACTGGATAATCCACAGCAAGGATAGACAGAACTGTGTTTGCAGTAATGAGTGGAGGTTCCTTCATAGGGTCCACTGTACTAACGAACACGTCTATATCAGCTAACAGAGATggctttccttctttttcatatCTGTGAAATTGTAAAGCATTAATGAATAATGCCTTATGTCACAAACACATATAAGGATAGTCAGAGAAAGATCAAATACCTTAGAGATAAACGATCAAGGTATGTTTCTCTAAGAATTGGGCTCCATTTTGGGAACTGATCAAAAATCCATGAGACAGCAAACCAGATTTCACATATTACTGAGGTGAGCCACAATGCGTATGCATCATTGACTGGATGGAGGATTCTATAATGAAAA
This region includes:
- the LOC114384136 gene encoding cellulose synthase A catalytic subunit 2 [UDP-forming]-like: MDTKGRLVAGSHNRNEFVLINADETARVAVTELSGQICQICGDELEVTVNGEPFVACNECAFPVCRPCYEYERREGNQVCPQCKTRYKRIKGSPRVEGDEEEDDSDDLESEFDIGSVFSARLNYGSQVNGSVIHAPSEFDAASVASEIPLLTYGQEDVGISADKHALILPPFTARGKRVHPMPFPDSSVPVQPRPMDPKKDIAVYGYGSVAWKERMEDWKKKQSEKLQVVRHEGGKDSDELDDPDLPKMDEGRQPLWRKLPISSSRINPYRIIIVLRIAILCLFFHYRILHPVNDAYALWLTSVICEIWFAVSWIFDQFPKWSPILRETYLDRLSLRYEKEGKPSLLADIDVFVSTVDPMKEPPLITANTVLSILAVDYPVDKVACYVSDDGAAMLTFEALSETSEFARKWVPFCKKFCIEPRAPEWYFAQKVDYLKDKVDATFIRERRAIKREYEEFKVRINALVALAQKVPEDGWTMQDGTPWPGNNVRDHPGMIQVFLGQNGVRDIEGNELPRLVYVSREKRPGYDHHKKAGAMNALVRVSAIITNAPYVLNVDCDHYINNSKALREAMCFMMDPTSGKKICYVQFPQRFDGIDRHDRYSNRNVVFFDINMKGLDGIQGPIYVGTGCVFRRQAFYGYDAPTSKKAPRKTCNCWPKWCCCLCCGSKKKKIKAKSSVKKKIKNKDDIKQMHALENIEEGIEGIDNEKSSLMSQSKFEKKFGQSSVFIASTLLEDGGVPKAASSATLLKEAIHVISCGYEDKTEWGKEVGWIYGSVTEDILTGFKMHCHGWRSVYCMPKRPAFKGSAPINLSDRLHQVLRWALGSVEIFFSRHCPIWYGYGGGLKSLERFSYINSVVYPLTSIPLIAYCALPAVCLLTGKFIVPEISNYASIIFMALFISIAATGILEMQWGGVGIHDWWRNEQFWVIGGASSHLFALFQGLLKVLAGVNTNFTVTSKAADDGEFADLYIFKWTSLLIPPLTLLIINIIGVIVGVSDAINNGYDSWGPLFGRLFFALWVIVHLYPFLKGVMGKQEGVPTIILVWAILLSSILTLLWVRINPFLAKSDVVLEICGLNCD